Sequence from the Deinococcus arcticus genome:
GAACTCCTGGCGGTAGGCCAGCGCGAGGTCGCCGCAGAAGGCCACGGCCTCGGGGTCGTCGCCGTTGACGTGCAGTACCGGCGCGTTGGCAATCTTGGCCACGTCCGTGCAGTAGCGGCTGCTGCGGGTGTCACGCGGGTCGGAGATGGTAAAGCCCACCTGGTTGTTAATCACGATGCGTACCGCCCCACCCGTGGCAAAGCCGCGCAGGCGCGAGAGGTTCAGGGTTTCCATCACCACACCCTGGCCGCTGACGGCCGCGTCGCCGTGAATGGTCACCGGCAGCACCGAGCGGCGGTCCTGGTCGCCCCGGCGGTCCTGGCGGGCGCGCACGGAGCCGTGCACCACCGGCGCCACGATTTCCAGGTGGCTGGGGTTAAAAGCCAGCGCGAGGTGCATGGGGCCGCCCGGCGTGCGCACGTCGCTGGAATAGCCCATGTGGTATTTGACGTCGCCGGCCACATCGGGGTTGTCGCTGAGCTTCTTCTTGCCGTCGAATTCATCAAACAGCGCCGAACTGGGCTTGCCGAAGATGTTGACCAGGGTGTTCAGGCGGCCACGGTGGGCCATACCCAGCACGACCTCCTTGACGCCCGCCTTGCCCGCCTGCTGGATGATGCGGTCCAGCAGCGGAATAAAGCTCTCGCCGCCTTCCAGGCCAAAGCGCTTGACGCCGGGGTACTTGTTTTTCAGGTACAGTTCCAGGCCCTCGGCGGCCGTGAGCTTCTGCATCAGGCGGCGGCGTTCCTCGCGGGTGTACTCCCCCCGGCCGCGCCCGGCCTCCACGCGCTCCTGAAACCACGCGCGCTCGGTGGCCGGCAGGTACGAGAATTCAAAGCCGATGGCGCCGCAGTAGGTGTCCTGCAGCTGGGCAATCACGTCGCGCAGCGGCCCCCGGAACACGCCGTCCTGCACGGGCTCGTTCAGGTCGGCGGCCGACAGGCCGTAGTACTCGGGGGTCAGTTCGGGCACCGTGGGCGTGCCGCGCATCTTCAGCGGGTTGGTGCGCGCGCTGATGTGCCCGTAGACGCGGTGGGCGGTGATCAGGGCGCCGGCCGCCTGCTGCGCGCCGCTGACCCCCTGGGGTGCCGGCAGCACGGCCTGGCCCCGGCGCTGGGTGCCCAGCTGGTAAAACGCCTGCTGAATGGCGGAGTGCGCGGTGTCCGGGGCGCCGGCCCGCACCTCGTCGAAGTAGGCCCGCCACTGCGGATCAACACTCTGCGGGTCAGCCAGGTAGGCTTCGTACAGCCCTTCAATAAAGGCCGCGTTGCCCCCGGACATGATCGTCTGCGACTGCGTCATAACGCCTCAGCATACCGCTGGCCGCCGCCGCAAATGGCACCCCGGCGCCCCCGGTTTGTCTCTGGACGCGTAACCCCCCGTACGGGCCGCTGCTCAGGTCTGGCCTCGCGCCTGGAGGCAAAACGCGCCACCATAGGGCCATGCCGCATCCCGCCCTGCACAGCGCCCACCCCGAGTTCCTGTCCCTGTTTCCGCCCGGCGCGGCCCCCGAACAGCTGGCCGAGGGCCTGACCTGGGCCGAGGGCCCGGTGTATGTGCCCGCCCGGCAGGCGGTGATCTTCAGTGACGTGCGCCAGAACCGCACCTGGGCCTACACGGATACGGGGGCGCTGCGAGAGGAGCTGAACCCCAGCGGCCACCAGAACGGGCACTGTCTGGACGCCCAGGGCTGCCTGATCGCCTGCTCGCACGGCCAGCGCGCGCTGCTGCGCCAGGAGGAGGACGGCACCTGGACCGTGCTGGCCGAGCGCTTTGAAGGCCAGCGCCTGAATTCTCCCAACGACGTGGCCCTGCACCCCGACGGCAGCCTGTGGTTCTCCGACCCCACCTATGGCCTGGACAAGCCTGAAGAGGGCGGCACCGGGGCCCCCATGGAACTGCCCGGCCGCTGGGTCTTTCGCCTGGGCCCGGACGGCGCACTGACCGCCCCCATCCGGGACCGCCTGAAACCCAACGGGCTGGCCTTTGTGGACGCTCGCACCCTGCTGCTGGCCGACACCGGCGACGGAGCGACCTACCGCTACGACCTGCACCCGGACGGCGGCGCCACCTGCGCGGGCGAGCACTTCCGGGTCAGCCCCGGCAAGACCGACGGCCTGCGTGTGGATGAGGCCGGGCGGATCTGGAGCAGCGCGGGGGACGGGGTTCACGTGCTGAGTGCCGGGGGCACAGAACTGGGCCGCATCCTCTTTCCCCAGACGGTAAGCAATCTGTGCTTTGGCGGGCCAGACGGCACCACGCTGTACGTGACGGCCAGCACGGGGTTCTGGCGCGTGGCGACCCGGGTGCGTGGGCAGGGGCTGGAACAGTAGCCCCAAGAACGGCTCAAGGCTGCGGCGCGCGCCGGCTGCCTACACTGGGGCATGTCCCTGCTGTCGCGCGTGGCCCTTTTGCTTGGTGTGGTTCTGCTCATTGCGGCGGCGGTGCTGCTGGGCAAGGACGT
This genomic interval carries:
- a CDS encoding SMP-30/gluconolactonase/LRE family protein codes for the protein MPHPALHSAHPEFLSLFPPGAAPEQLAEGLTWAEGPVYVPARQAVIFSDVRQNRTWAYTDTGALREELNPSGHQNGHCLDAQGCLIACSHGQRALLRQEEDGTWTVLAERFEGQRLNSPNDVALHPDGSLWFSDPTYGLDKPEEGGTGAPMELPGRWVFRLGPDGALTAPIRDRLKPNGLAFVDARTLLLADTGDGATYRYDLHPDGGATCAGEHFRVSPGKTDGLRVDEAGRIWSSAGDGVHVLSAGGTELGRILFPQTVSNLCFGGPDGTTLYVTASTGFWRVATRVRGQGLEQ